The Sporomusa termitida genome has a window encoding:
- the mutM gene encoding DNA-formamidopyrimidine glycosylase — protein MPEMPEVETIRRTLTGKVEGRKITRIEIGLPRLVKWPTAHEFQALITDRTVVTLQRRGKYLLFYLDNDYVLVIHLRMTGRLYYVNPGTTYDRFTHLIFTFDNGDLLLYADTRTLGTLYLLPQAELWRISGLVSMGPEPLSAEFTLDYLINMLSKRKAAIKSILLNQHLIGGLGNIYVDEALAIAGIDPERVANSLNATEAQYLYQAVNQVIADGIAHGGTTFRDYRDGAGQSGSHQYHLNVYGRTNEPCHRCGTAISRKEVAGRGTHYCPNCQK, from the coding sequence ATGCCTGAGATGCCTGAGGTGGAAACCATTCGCCGGACGCTTACCGGTAAAGTGGAAGGACGAAAAATTACCCGTATTGAAATCGGCTTGCCGCGCTTGGTTAAGTGGCCGACTGCACATGAATTTCAGGCACTTATTACCGATCGGACGGTTGTCACCTTACAACGGCGCGGTAAGTATCTGTTATTTTATCTGGATAATGATTATGTTCTGGTCATTCATCTACGGATGACAGGGCGCTTATACTATGTAAATCCAGGTACAACCTATGACCGATTTACCCATCTTATATTTACTTTTGACAATGGTGATTTATTGTTGTATGCAGATACCCGTACCCTGGGGACGCTCTATTTGCTGCCGCAGGCGGAGTTGTGGCGGATCTCAGGCCTGGTTTCCATGGGGCCGGAGCCGTTATCTGCCGAATTTACGCTTGATTATCTTATTAATATGCTGAGCAAACGCAAGGCCGCGATTAAGTCCATACTGCTCAATCAACACCTGATTGGCGGCCTTGGCAATATTTACGTGGATGAAGCGCTGGCGATTGCCGGTATAGATCCGGAGCGCGTTGCCAACAGTCTTAATGCAACGGAAGCCCAATATCTTTACCAGGCGGTAAATCAGGTGATCGCCGATGGCATAGCCCATGGCGGGACAACCTTTCGGGATTATCGCGACGGGGCAGGCCAAAGCGGCAGCCATCAGTACCATCTTAATGTGTATGGCCGGACTAATGAACCCTGCCACCGTTGTGGCACTGCCATTTCACGCAAAGAAGTAGCTGGACGCGGTACGCACTATTGCCCTAATTGTCAAAAATAG